A window from Musa acuminata AAA Group cultivar baxijiao chromosome BXJ3-10, Cavendish_Baxijiao_AAA, whole genome shotgun sequence encodes these proteins:
- the LOC103968786 gene encoding phenylpropanoylacetyl-CoA synthase, translated as MDSFDAFPRPQSADGPATILAIGTANPANVMDQMEYADYYFRITNAEDKTELKRKFKRICEKSTIKKRHMSLTEEILKKNPSLCEYMAPSFDARQLIVLEEVPRLAKEAAAKAIKEWGRPTSDITHLVFCSAAGVDIPGVDYRLLQLLGLPVSVRRVMLYNVGCHAGGTALRVAKDLAENNKDARVLVVCSELNVMFFRGPDDDHFENLIGQALFGDGAAALIVGADPVEGAEKPIFELASASQVMLPESEEMVAGHLREIGLTFHLASKLPAIVGSNIERCLEGAFEPLGITNWNELFWIVHPGGRAIIDQVEARAGLAPEKLAATRHVLGEYGNMQSASVLFIMDEMRKRSAMEGHATTGQGCQWGVLFGFGPGLTVETVVLHSVPI; from the exons ATGGACAGCTTCGACGCCTTCCCCAGACCGCAGAGCGCCGACGGTCCGGCCACCATCCTGGCCATCGGGACCGCCAATCCGGCGAACGTGATGGACCAGATGGAGTATGCCGATTACTACTTCCGAATCACCAACGCAGAGGACAAGACGGAACTCAAACGAAAGTTCAAGCGCATAT GTGAGAAGTCGACGATCAAGAAGCGTCACATGAGCCTGACGGAGGAGATCCTGAAGAAGAACCCGAGCCTGTGCGAGTACATGGCACCGTCCTTCGACGCCCGGCAGCTGATAGTGCTGGAGGAGGTGCCGAGGTTGGCGAAGGAGGCGGCCGCCAAGGCCATCAAGGAGTGGGGCCGCCCCACGTCGGACATCACCCACCTGGTCTTCTGCTCCGCCGCCGGGGTGGACATCCCTGGCGTCGACTACCGTCTCCTCCAGTTACTAGGCCTCCCTGTTTCTGTTCGCCGCGTGATGCTCTACAACGTGGGCTGCCACGCCGGCGGCACCGCACTCCGCGTGGCCAAGGACCTCGCCGAGAACAACAAGGACGCCCGTGTCCTGGTGGTCTGCTCCGAGCTCAACGTCATGTTCTTCCGCGGCCCAGACGACGACCACTTCGAGAACCTCATCGGCCAGGCCCTCTTCGGTGACGGCGCTGCGGCGCTCATCGTCGGAGCGGACCCGGTCGAGGGGGCCGAGAAGCCCATCTTCGAGTTGGCCTCGGCGTCGCAGGTGATGCTGCCGGAGAGCGAGGAAATGGTAGCGGGACACCTGAGGGAGATCGGTCTGACCTTCCACCTGGCGAGCAAGCTTCCAGCCATCGTGGGCAGCAACATCGAGCGATGCCTGGAGGGGGCGTTCGAGCCGCTGGGCATCACGAACTGGAACGAGCTGTTCTGGATAGTGCACCCAGGGGGACGGGCCATCATCGACCAAGTGGAGGCCAGGGCGGGGCTGGCGCCGGAGAAGCTGGCGGCGACGAGGCACGTGCTCGGCGAGTACGGGAACATGCAGAGCGCGTCGGTGCTCTTCATCATGGACGAGATGAGGAAGCGATCGGCGATGGAGGGCCACGCCACCACCGGCCAGGGCTGCCAATGGGGGGTGCTCTTCGGCTTTGGCCCCGGCCTCACCGTCGAGACCGTCGTCCTCCACAGCGTCCCTATCTAG